The following are from one region of the Nicotiana tabacum cultivar K326 chromosome 3, ASM71507v2, whole genome shotgun sequence genome:
- the LOC107791999 gene encoding calcium-binding protein PBP1-like: MEAGKAKMVHLEFQDLLPIMARKLGGDGLINELCKGYRILMDGDKGVITLDSLKKNSVLLGLQDFSEEELKNMIREGDMDGDGALDQIEFCILMFRLSPDLFDVAQELLHKAPEKHK; this comes from the coding sequence ATGGAAGCAGGAAAAGCAAAGATGGTGCATTTAGAATTTCAAGATTTGCTACCCATTATGGCCAGAAAACTAGGAGGAGATGGACTGATCAACGAGCTATGCAAAGGGTACAGAATTTTAATGGATGGTGACAAGGGAGTGATCACACTTGATAGCCTAAAGAAGAACTCCGTGCTACTGGGGTTGCAAGATTTCAGTGAAGAGGAGTTAAAGAATATGATTAGGGAAGGAGATATGGATGGTGATGGAGCTCTTGATCAGATTGAATTTTGTATTTTGATGTTTAGATTAAGTCCTGACTTGTTCGATGTGGCTCAAGAATTGTTACATAAAGCTCCTGAAAAGCATAAGTGA
- the LOC107791998 gene encoding thioredoxin-like fold domain-containing protein MRL7 homolog, chloroplastic translates to MVIHSALSFNFCAISSLSVPKAWQQGSSCSFANYLLPSPLKRLTCFVTSRKSEEEHVPDPKHNSGSRPRKATRSSESKVSLNEDKDPVKIFPATIPKKPRRGRRSEAAAVEDFVRDSLEKTFASIREQNSEIMEDTENILKDRVDDDTDSDQSSEDEDDSRRDMKEKKMIVEEEDPDWPLDADVGWGIRASEYFDKHPIKNVVGEDGVEIDWEGEIDDCWVKEINCLEWESFAFHPSPLIVLVFERYNRASDNWKALKELEKAAKVYWSNKERLPPRTVKIDINIERDLAYALKVKECPQILFLRGNRILYREKDIRTAEDLVQMIAYFYYNAKKPSCIKDEALSPRS, encoded by the exons ATGGTCATCCATTCTGCATTGAGTTTCAACTTTTGTGCAATCTCATCACTCTCTGTTCCTAAAGCATGGCAACAGGGTAGTTCTTGCTCTTTTGCTAACTACCTATTACCGTCTCCTTTGAAACGTCTGACTTGCTTTGTCACTTCAAGAAAGTCCGAAGAGGAACATGTGCCTGATCCTAAGCATAACTCTGGTTCAAGGCCTAGGAAAGCTACAAGGTCCAGCGAAAGCAAAGTTTCTCTTAATGAAGACAAAGATCCCGTCAAGATCTTCCCTGCAACAATCCCTAAAAAGCCAAGACGTGGCCGCAGGAGCGAAGCAGCTGCAGTTGAGGATTTTGTTCGTGATTCACTAGAAAAGACATTTGCTTCTATCCGGGAGCAGAACTCTGAAATAATGGAAGATACCGAGAATATCCTCAAAGATAGGGTTGATGATGACACTGATTCTGATCAAAGTAGTGAAGATGAAGATGACAGCCgcagggatatgaaagaaaagaaaatgatcgTTGAGGAGGAGGATCCAGATTGGCCTCTAGATGCAGATGTTGGATGGGGAATTAGAGCATCAGAGTATTTTGACAAGCATCCAATAAAAAATGTAGTAGGTGAAGATGGAGTTGAGATCGATTgggagggggagattgatgattGTTGGGTGAAGGAAATCAATTGCCTAGAGTGGGAGAGCTTTGCTTTTCATCCCAGCCCCCTCATTGTTCTTGTTTTCGAGAGATACAATCG GGCTAGTGACAATTGGAAAGCTCTTAAGGAGCTAGAGAAAGCAGCCAAGGTGTACTGGAGTAACAAAGAGCGGTTGCCTCCTCGG ACTGTGAAGATTGACATAAATATTGAGAGGGATCTAGCCTATGCTCTTAAAGTTAAAGAATGTCCGCAAATATTGTTTTTACGAGGAAATAGGATACTGTACAGAGAAAAAG ACATTCGAACAGCTGAAGACTTGGTTCAAATGATAGCATACTTTTACTACAATGCAAAAAAACCTTCATGCATTAAAGATGAAGCTTTATCTCCACGGTCTTAG